TGGAAAATATCGGCCAGGGGGGCATGCTCCGCCAGTACGGACAGCGATGTGCCGAATCTGCCGCTGTTGTAGAGCAGGTCCACCAGTCTGGAGATTAATTCTATCCTGCAGATATCTCCATAGGTCAGCCAGGGAGTGCGTAAAATCTTGTATGGCGGGGCGGCAGAATAGGCATAGCCTTCGCTGTCGGCGATCTTGCGCATGGGGGCGCCCTTCAGCACCTTGAGCGGTTCTACCTGGATATGGTGAGGGTTCAATTGGAAAAGGCTCTGCAGGGAATGGAGAAAGCCCTGCAGGTCTTCTTCCGGCAGCCCCGCCACCAGGTCCAGATGGATGGTGACGTGAGTGTCCTGCCTCAGCCTTGCCACATTGCTAAAAAGTCTTTCCAGATCGGATTTCCGTCCGACCCGTTCCAGGGTTTCCGCATCCCTGGACTGGACTCCGATTTCGAAGCGGAAGGTGTCCCGGGGAACTCTCCCCAGCAGCTCTACGTTCTCATCGGTCAGAAGATCGGCGGCAATCTCGAAATGAAAGCGGCTTTGCCGGTTGTTGCAGAGGATGAAGTCCCAGATCTCGTTGGCGCGGGAGGCATCGTAGTTGAAGGTCCGGTCCACCAGCTTGACGGTCTGGACCTCCTTTGCCATAAGAATGCCCAGATCGTCCCTGATCCGCTCCATGGAGAAGGAGCGCACTCCCCGTTCCAGGGATGACATGCAGAAGGCGCAGGAGAAAGGGCAGCCCCGGGATGTCTCGAAGTAGACCAGCGGCTTTTTCAGGTCGGCAAGGCCTGCAGCAAAGGGGGATGGGATCGAATCAAGGCAGGCGATGGGGGCCCGTTCAGGGGCTGCGATTATATCTGCTCCCGTGCGGCAGAGGATGCCGTCAATATCTTCAATGGGTTGATCAGACAACAATGCCTCCAGCAGTTGCCGGCAGCTGGCTTCTCCTTCGCCCCTGACGATGCAGTCCACAGCCGGATGGCGGTCGAGGAGTTCAAAGACGCCATGGGATGCCTCCGGCCCGCCGAGGACAATGCAGGTTTCAGGCTGTACCAGCTTCAGGTCGGCAGCCAGTTTCAAGGTCTGGTGGATATTCCAGATGTAGCAGGAGAACAGTACCACATCCGCCTTTTCTGCCACGAGCTGGTGCAACACTGCGTCGGAGGGCTCGTTGATAGTGAATTCTCGGATGATGGTTTCCAGCCCCGCCAGGTCCCTGCAGGCAACGGTCAGGTAGGGAAGGGCCAGGGAGGCGTGGACATACTTGGCGTGGAGGGTGGTAAAGAGAACTTTCATGGCGGAATTGTAGCGGATGGGTATGTGAATGGCCAGTAAAAGTTAGGCAAATATCTACCGTGTCAGTTGCTGGTCATGGAATTGTTATGCTACTGTAGCGGTGTCAAAACCGGAAGGAGGAGAACATGAAAACAAGAATGCCTAAAATGCTTTACGCCGATGCAAAAGGAAACATCTTCGACCATCCGGATTTCTCTATGGCCGGCATGAATGGTACGGAAGCGGTGCTTCCAGAGGATGTGGAACTTATTCCGCTGCCGGAAGACAGCCGGCTCTTTACCATTCCCGATACGCCTCCCATTGCCTGGGACCGGAAGCAGGGGCGGTTTGTCACGGTGGATACGGTCCGCGAGGGAAAACGCAGTCAGCGGGTGCAGGCGGTCTCGGCTTTCATGGCTCCCGGCTATATGCGAACGCTGCTTCCTGCTTGTGATTACAGCCGAAAAAAGATCCATCTGCCGCTCTGGTCTTACACGGCCGTGGGCTGGGATGAGGAAAGCGAGCGTTTCGTGGTGGCGGCCAGCAGGGTGGACAGCAATCAGAACTGGAACCCTTGCAACTACGACGATCGCAAGCTTGATCCACTGGTGCGCAAACGCCTGCGGGAGATGCCGGACAACCGCCTCTTGGAGCAGCTGGCCCGATGTGCCGTGGATTACCATTGTTTTGCCGCCAAGAATTTATTTTTCCGCCGGTGGGAGGCGCCGTTGCCCACCTCTCCCGTTTGCAACTCACGCTGTCTCGGCTGTATCAGCCTGCAGCCCTCCGACTGCTGTCCCTCCAACCACGAGCGCATCTCCTTCGTGCCAACACCAGAGGAGATCGTCGAGCTGGCGCTGCCCCACCTGAATGAAGCCCCCGACCCGATTGTCTCCTATGGTCAGGGTTGCGAAGGGGATCCGATCATGCAGGCCGACACCATTGCCGAAGCCACCCGCCGCCTCAAGGCTGCTACCAGCAAAGGGACCGTCAACTTCAACTCGAACGGCTCGTTTCCCGAAAGGGTGCGCATGCTCTGCGATGCCGGAATGGACTCCATGCGCTTTTCCATGAATTCGGTGCAGGAGGAATTCTACAACCGCTACTATCGCCCGGTGGGATATAAATTTGAAAACGTGGTGGAGTCGGTGAAATGTGCGAAGGAACGAGGCCTCTTTACCATGATCAATTACCTGGTGTCGCCGGGGCTGACCGACAGTGAGGCCGAGGTGGATGCGCTGCTGAAATTCATCGGCGAGAGCGGAGTGGACATGCTGCAGATGCGAAATCTTTCCATCGACCCGGATTTTTATAATAAAAGGATGCAGCTCTCCG
This region of Geotalea daltonii FRC-32 genomic DNA includes:
- a CDS encoding B12-binding domain-containing radical SAM protein — translated: MKVLFTTLHAKYVHASLALPYLTVACRDLAGLETIIREFTINEPSDAVLHQLVAEKADVVLFSCYIWNIHQTLKLAADLKLVQPETCIVLGGPEASHGVFELLDRHPAVDCIVRGEGEASCRQLLEALLSDQPIEDIDGILCRTGADIIAAPERAPIACLDSIPSPFAAGLADLKKPLVYFETSRGCPFSCAFCMSSLERGVRSFSMERIRDDLGILMAKEVQTVKLVDRTFNYDASRANEIWDFILCNNRQSRFHFEIAADLLTDENVELLGRVPRDTFRFEIGVQSRDAETLERVGRKSDLERLFSNVARLRQDTHVTIHLDLVAGLPEEDLQGFLHSLQSLFQLNPHHIQVEPLKVLKGAPMRKIADSEGYAYSAAPPYKILRTPWLTYGDICRIELISRLVDLLYNSGRFGTSLSVLAEHAPLADIFHAAAHYWEEQDIPMHTPLSGLFESLWHFAETILPSSRGEKIRESLCYDFCLAEYPAAGRLPSFFTEIETVNSAVPRGRTGEIIRRLGIAEDSKVRSFRWSFKEDFRIKPHLPNRVDLLFLYISAPGQGLRVQVLEEEKPL
- a CDS encoding radical SAM protein, whose translation is MKTRMPKMLYADAKGNIFDHPDFSMAGMNGTEAVLPEDVELIPLPEDSRLFTIPDTPPIAWDRKQGRFVTVDTVREGKRSQRVQAVSAFMAPGYMRTLLPACDYSRKKIHLPLWSYTAVGWDEESERFVVAASRVDSNQNWNPCNYDDRKLDPLVRKRLREMPDNRLLEQLARCAVDYHCFAAKNLFFRRWEAPLPTSPVCNSRCLGCISLQPSDCCPSNHERISFVPTPEEIVELALPHLNEAPDPIVSYGQGCEGDPIMQADTIAEATRRLKAATSKGTVNFNSNGSFPERVRMLCDAGMDSMRFSMNSVQEEFYNRYYRPVGYKFENVVESVKCAKERGLFTMINYLVSPGLTDSEAEVDALLKFIGESGVDMLQMRNLSIDPDFYNKRMQLSGRGIGMYRMLERVKREFPRIQFGYFNRTRENFYPEGLENSWPIKS